The genomic segment GGATCACCGTGCCGGTGCAGTTCCTGCTGCCGTGGGACGACGAGTACGTCGACCGGCAGTCCTGCATCGAACTGTTCGACGCGTTCGCCTCGACCGACAAGACACTGCACGCCAAGCCGGGCGACCACCGCAGGGTCCGATGGGTCGGAGTCGACGACCGGTTCCTGCCCCGTCACCTGGGCACGCCGGCGTGAGGTGACCGGTGCCCCGGCGCTGAGCCGGGGCACCGGCGGTCGGCTCAGGCGGCCGGTTCGGCGGCGTCGGCGAACTGGGTGGCGTGCAGCTGCGCGTACCGGCCGTCGGCGGCCAGCAGCTCGGCGTGGTTGCCGCGCTCGACGATCCGGCCGTCCTCGACCACCAGGATCACGTCGGCGGCACGGATGGTGGACAGCCGGTGCGCGATCACGATCGCGGTACGGCCGGCCAGCGCCTCACCCAGCGCCTCCTGCACGGCCGCCTCCGAAGTGGAGTCCAGGTGCGCGGTCGCCTCGTCCAGGATCACCACCCGCGGCTTGGCCAGCAGCAGCCGGGCGATCGTCAACCGCTGCCGTTCCCCACCCGACAGCCGGTAGCCGCGTTCCCCGACCACGGTGTCGAGCCCATCCGGCAGCGAGACGATCAGCTCGTCGAGCCGGGCCCGGCGCAGCGCGTCCCACAGCTCGGCCTCGGTCGCCTCCGGCGCCGCCAGCAGCAGGTTCTCCCGTACCGACTCGTGGAACAGGTGGCCGTCCTGGGTGACCATGCCGACCGCACCGCGGATGGTGCGAAACGACAACTCCCGCACGTCCACGCCGGACAGCCGGATCGCCCCGCCGTCGGTGTCGTACAGCCGGGGGAGCAGCGAGGCGAGCGTCGACTTGCCGGCGCCCGACGAGCCGACCAGCGCGACCAGCTGCCCCGGCTCGGCGGTGAACGACACGTCGTGCAGCACCGTCTCACCACCGCGCTCGTCGAGCCGGGCGACCTCCTCCAACGAGGCCAGCGACACCTTGTCGGCCGCCGGGTAGCCGAACTCCACATGGTCGTACTCCACCGACACCGGCCCGTCCGGCAACTCGCTCGGCGCCGCCGGCTCGGCGATCAACGGCTCGAGGTCCAGCACCTCGAACACCCGCTCGAAGCTGACCAGCGCGCTCATCACCTCGATCCGGGCGGACGCCAGCGAAGTCAGCGGCGCGTACAGCCGGGTCAGCAGCAGCGCCAGCGAGACCACCGCACCGGCCGGCAGCGTCCCGGCCAGCGCCAGCACCCCACCCACCCCGTACACCAGGGCCAGCGCCAGCGCCGACACCAGCGTCAACGCCGCCACGAACACCCACTGCACCATCGCGGTACGCACCCCGATGTCACGGACCCGGCGGGCCCGGCTGGCGAACTCGGCCGACTCCCGGTCCGGCCGGCCGAACA from the Actinocatenispora thailandica genome contains:
- a CDS encoding ABC transporter transmembrane domain-containing protein; this encodes MESTAWSQLYHVRHQQQARPFSAATLRRVLAFARPHRRRVFAYLVLSVVTAITAVLTPILAGRVVDAIVGHASSRLVVGLALAIAAIAIAEAGVGIVSRLLSARIGEGLILDLRTTVYDHVQRMPIAFFTRTRTGALVSRLNNDVLGAQRAFSDTLSGVVSNIVTLILTLVVMLTLSWQVTVLALVLLPIFVLPARRMGRRIAQLGREAADHNAVMSNQMTERFSAPGATLVKLFGRPDRESAEFASRARRVRDIGVRTAMVQWVFVAALTLVSALALALVYGVGGVLALAGTLPAGAVVSLALLLTRLYAPLTSLASARIEVMSALVSFERVFEVLDLEPLIAEPAAPSELPDGPVSVEYDHVEFGYPAADKVSLASLEEVARLDERGGETVLHDVSFTAEPGQLVALVGSSGAGKSTLASLLPRLYDTDGGAIRLSGVDVRELSFRTIRGAVGMVTQDGHLFHESVRENLLLAAPEATEAELWDALRRARLDELIVSLPDGLDTVVGERGYRLSGGERQRLTIARLLLAKPRVVILDEATAHLDSTSEAAVQEALGEALAGRTAIVIAHRLSTIRAADVILVVEDGRIVERGNHAELLAADGRYAQLHATQFADAAEPAA